CATCGGCCTGCGTGTCACTGCCCGCCCGGAAGGCGCCTTCTACCTGTATTGCGATTGTTCGGCAGTGAGCGATGACAGCTTTGCGCTGGCCCGCGACCTGCTGGAAAAAACCGGCGTGGCCGCGACGCCCGGACTGGACTTCGGCAGCAACGCGCCGGAGAAGCACATCCGTTTTGCCTACACCACGAGCGTCGACCGCCTGGCCGAAGCCGTGCGCCGACTAGGCGCCTACTTCGGCCGGTAAGGCGAGCGCCGGCCAATGCTGCCGGATAAAACGCCAGTCGAAGGCCGGGCCGGGATCGCTTTTGCGTCCCGGCGCGACATGGCAATGCCCGGCCACCGCCGTGATCGGATAACGCGCCTGCAAGGCATCGATCAGTTCGCGCAAGGCACCATATTGCGCCGCGGTGTAAGGCACCGCATCAGCGCCCTCGAGTTCGATACCGACCGAGTAATCATTGCAATTTTCCCGTTCCAGCCAGGTCGACCGTCCGGCATGCCAGGCGCGCCGGTCACAATCGACAAACTGCACGATCTGTCCGTCACGGCGCACGTAAAAGTGCGCCGACACCTGCTGTCCGGCGATTTCCGCAAAATACGGATGCGCCGCCGGATCGAGCTGATTGAGGAAAAAGCGCGCCACCCAGTCGCCACCAAATTCGTTCGGCGGCAAGCTGATGTTGTGAATGACGATCAGGGAAACCTCGCCGCCATCCGGTCGACTGCCAAAATTCGGCGAAAATACCTGCCGCACCCCGGCCAGCCAACCACCACCACGCCACGGCCTCATTCGATGCCCAGCCGTTCGAGCCGGTAACGCATCGAGCGGAAGGTGACACCGAGCAGGCGAGCCGCCGCCGTCCGGTTGCCATCGGTCTTCTGCAGCGCCTCAAGGATGGCCTGGCGCTCCAGGCGGCCAAGATAATCATCAAGCGTCTCGCTGCCGCGGCCGAGACTTTCACCGCACATTTCCTCCGGCTCGAGATGCAGGTCGGCCGCCTCGATGACCTCGCCGGAACAAAGCGCGGTCGCCCGCTCGAGAATATTCTCCAGTTCGCGCACATTGCCGGGGAATGGATAGAGTCCGAGCGCCTTGAATGCACCCGCCGTCAGTTGCGGCCCGGCCTCGCCAAACAGGCGCTGCAAGATGGCCGCAACGAGCGGCTCGATGTCCTCCAGACGCTCGCGCAGCGGCGGCATGCGCAGCTCGATGACATTCAGGCGGTAATACAAATCCTGACGGAAGCTCCCCTTGTCGACGCACTCCCGCAAATTGCGGTGCGTCGCACAGATGATGCGGACATCCACCGGCTCCTCGGTGACGCTGCCAACCTTGCGCACGCGCTTTTCCTGGATCGCACGCAGCAGCTTGACCTGCATCAGCAGCGGCAGATCGGCGACCTCGTCGAGAAACAGCGTACCGCCACTGGCGGCCTGAAAAAAGCCGTCACGATCGCTGTCGGCCCCGGTGAACGCGCCTTTGCGATAACCGAAAAACTCGCTTTCCATCAGGTTTTCCGGGATTGCACCGCAGTTGACCGGCACGAAGGCGCCGGCGCTACGCGCACTACGCAAATGGATCAGACGCGCCGCCAACTCCTTGCCGCTCCCCGACTCGCCGGAAATATAGACAGGGGCCTGGCTGCGCGCCAGTTTTTCGATCATCGCCCGCACCTGCTGCATGCTCGGCGAATCGCCGATCAGCGACTGCAGCGGATCATCATTGACCGCCCCGACATCCGGCAAGCGCAAGGCCGACTTGACCAGGGTGCGCAGCTGATCCAGCCCGACCGGCTTGGCGAGATAGTCGAATGCTCCCGCCTTGAGTGCCGCAACTGCATTTTCCGCACTGCCAAAGGCGGTGATCACCGCCACCGGCGTCTGCGCATGCTGCTCGGTGATGCAGCGCACGATTTCCAGCCCGTCACCATCCGGCAGGCGCATGTCCGTCAAACAAAGCTGGAAACGTTCTGCCGCCAGCGCCTGACGCGCTTCGCCGACCGTGCCCACACATTCCGCCACCAGCCCCATGCGCGCCAGCGTCAGATCGATCAGTTCGCGGATGTCGGGTTCATCATCGACGACCAGAACCCGGGCCAGCTCGCCACGCGGACGTCGTTCTCCATTTACTAGTGACACGTATCGTTTCTCCCGATCAGAATAAAGTGGGCGCCGGCTTGATCCGGAGCCAGTTCGAGCGAGGCGCCATTGGCCGCACAGAGCTCGCGCGCGATGAACAAGCCAAGACCCGTGCCTTGGGTATGGGTCGTGAAAAAGGGCTCGAAAATCTGCTCGCGCACCGCCTCCGGCACACCGGGACCATCATCCCTGACATGCAACTCCACACGCCCATCCATCGAGCCACGGCAAACAAGCAGACGGACCGCGGCCGCGCCGCGGCTGGAATAGCGCAAGGCATTACCGAGCAGGTTCCAGAGCACCTGATGCAAATGTGCGCGATCGAAGCAGAGCATGGCATCCGCCTCGATCTCCAGATGCAGGACGTCACCCGCCAAACCTTCCGCCGCCGCAAAACTCTCGACAAAAGCCGTACAAAAATCACTCATCACCAGCAACTCGGGCTCGGCACGGTTCTGACGCCCCAGTTGCAAGACATCGGTGACGATACGGTCGAGGCGTTGAATATTGTCACCGAGAATGCGCAACAAACGATCCTGGATCTCACCTCGCCGCTCCTCACGCAACAACTCTCCGGCATGACTGATCGCCGACAGCGGGTTACGGATTTCATGCGCAATGCTGGCGGTCAACCGCCCCAAAGAGGCCAGTTTCAATTGCTGGGCGCGTTCCTTGATACGCCCGACATCTTCGAGAAAGATCAGCAGCTCGCCATCCGAACTGCTAGTCCTTTCAAACCGGGCCCGCAATTCCTTGCCATCGCCGCCAACAAACAGCGAAGTTTCCGGCCCGTCGCCGGAAACCCATGCAACAAGATCCACATGCAGTGCCGGCACAAAGCGGGAGAGTGCCCCACTCAACTCCAGTGGAATGCCGAGCATGCTGATCGCCATCGGATTATGCCGAAGCACCAACCCGTCACGACTGAGCACAAGAATGCCATCCAACATCCGCTCGACCACCCGCTGGCTGATCAGGCTCTGATTTTCGAGAGCCACGCCACGTCGACGCGCCAGATCCTCGTTGATCATCACGCGCTGACCAAGCAACCGGGCCAGAATGGCGGTCGCAAAGAACCCGGCGGAAAGAATTCCTGCCTGAAAAATGCTGGCCGGATCGAAGCCGCGCGCAAAGACGCCATAGAGCTGACTAAGCAGGGCGCCCAGGGTTGCCAGTGCCGCATAAAACAAAACCAGCCGACCACGGCCAACCATGCTCGCAGCCGCCAGCGAGACCAGCAACAGAACACCAATGCCGCTACCGACTCCCCCCGCCGCATACATGAACAGGCTGACCACAACAACATCGACGACCACCTGCAGGGAAAGCTGGAAGTTGAAGTGCTGCTGCCAGTGAAAGGAAAGGAACAAGCCACCCAGAATCACGAACAGATAAGCAATTGCCAGGGCCAGCAAGGAACCGCTCGCTGCCAGATCAAGGCGTGCGGTCCATTCATGCGGCAAAAGAATGGCAAGGAAAAACAAGCCCGCCAGCACCAAGCGATAAAGGTTGAAATACTGGAAAGGTCGCCAGTTGGCTTCCCAAGTGGTCGAGAGCCAGTCAGTCATCCGCGCGTCTTCGCCCGAACCGCCTGCAGGTGCGCCTGACCGCAAAATATTTGACCGCCATCGTTCAGGGCATCACTTTCAGGAAGATGCACGCCGCAATGGCAACAGACCACCATATTCTCCGGCTTCGGGTCGGCTGTGCGCTCAAATCGTGTCGGGCGCTCATGACGCTTTTTCCAGCGCCACCAAATTACGCCGATCAAGGCCAAAAGTAACAAGTATTTCATCACGTCCTCAAAAACGGGATCAGGCTGTCCGGCACAAAAGAAAAAAGCTTACGAACGCCGTAAGCCTCAATCATTCAAAAGCAAAAAACCGCAGCGAAAATCACGCCACTCTTGCGCACACCCGCAAAATGTATCAATAGCGTTAAAAATCATGGTTTTAGTAGGCATCCAGAGAACAAGGATACACCACCGGTCTATTGACTGCCACCCGCCGCACTTCATCAGATTGCTTCAAACAGGCGAAATCCGGCCCTGGAATGAAAAAACCCCGTAATTCTTTCGAATTACGGGGTTTTTAATTGGTCGGAGTGACAGGATTCGAACATGCGACCCCTGCGTCCCGAACGCAGTGCTCTACCAGGCTGAGCTACACTCCGATGCGGATCAAGATCAATCAGTGATTTCTCTCAACCGCGAAGAACGACAATTGTAGCAGAGCTTTTTGATAATTTGAAGCCCCCAGACAAGAAATTGCTTCTCTTGCGAGTTCTGCTTCCTGCTTTGCCCGCATACGCGCATGTTCCAGTGCTCCGCTTTCACGAATAGCACCCATAACCGCAGGAAAGTCCTCGCGGCCACCATTTTCAATGGCTTTTCTTACACATGCGGCTTGCTCCGCTGTGCCATGCTGCATGACATAGATCAGCGGCAGGGTCGGTTTGCCTTCGGCCAGATCATCCCCCAGATGCTTTCCGGTATCGGCTTCATCACCGGAATAATCGAGCACATCGTCAATCAGCTGGAAAGCAGTCCCGAGATGCATGCCATAAGCCGCCATGGCTTGCTCAACCTGCGGACTGGCCTGACCGAGAATGGCTCCCAGTTGCGCAGCGGCTTCGAATAGTTTGGCCGTCTTGTAATGAATGACCTGCATGTAGCGAGCCTCATCGACATCGGCATCATGACAATTCATCAATTGCAGGACTTCACCCTCGGCAATGATATTCGTCGCGTCCGACAACACCCGCATGACGCGCATGTCGTCAACGGCAACCATCATCTGGAAAGCGCGTGAATAGAGAAAGTCGCCGACCAGAACGCTGGCCGCATTGCCGAACATGGCATTTGCCGTATCGCGTCCACGCCGCAATGCCGATTCATCGACAACATCATCATGCAGCAAGGTCGCGGTGTGGATGAACTCGACCACGGCAGCCATGTCGTGATGTTGCGTTCCCTGGTAGCCGAGCGCCCCGGCGGCCAACAATACCAAGGCCGGGCGCATGCGTTTGCCGCCGCTGTTGATAATGTATTCAGCAACCTGCCGGACAAGCACTACATCGGAGTGCAATCGGTCGCGAATGACCGCATCTACGGCCTTCATGTCTGGCCCGATAAGGGCGTAAAGCTGATCCAGTGTCACAATAGACAATTCTAGGGGGAAGCGCGGAATCTTAGGTGGCGAAGCCAAGCCCGTCAAGGCCGCCAGATCAATAGATCCACTCTGAATTGAAAGCAGTTTGGGCTAAACTCGACAATTCAAAAACAAAACAGGGAGGCGGGTATGGATGTCCATTCGATAAGAGCGCCGGTGATACAGGACCGCGAGGCACTTGAGGAGTTTGCGGATGTCCTGACCGATCGCGCCCCGGAGGTTGAGCGCGATGTTGCCCGCCTGAAAAAGCACCCGACGGACCGTGAACTCATTGCCGACCTGTTTCGGGCGATTCACAACATCAAGGGCGATGCTTCTCTCTGCAAATTTGAATTAGGCGTCGTCATTGCCCACCCCATTGAAACGATGATGTCCCGTTTCCGGGAAGGTGAAATCCCGTTCTCCGACCTCCTGGCAGAAATGATCCTGCTCGCCGTGGACCGCCTAGAACTGGCCACCGATGCGCTTCTCTGCAACAAATCCCTGGAGAACCTGCATCTTCTTGCCTTGGTTGAGGGGCTGGAAAAACTTTCACTGGCATCCGTACAGGATATCGACGTCAAGTGTGCCGAACTGATTGAAGCTGTTACCGGTTTCTCACCGGTCATTGGCGACATATCAAGCCGGGCTCCCCGCGTTGGCAAACCCAGTAGCGAACAGAAAAACGCCAGCAGCGACCTGCAGTTTTTCCGCTCCCTG
The DNA window shown above is from Quatrionicoccus australiensis and carries:
- the ampD gene encoding 1,6-anhydro-N-acetylmuramyl-L-alanine amidase AmpD, whose product is MRPWRGGGWLAGVRQVFSPNFGSRPDGGEVSLIVIHNISLPPNEFGGDWVARFFLNQLDPAAHPYFAEIAGQQVSAHFYVRRDGQIVQFVDCDRRAWHAGRSTWLERENCNDYSVGIELEGADAVPYTAAQYGALRELIDALQARYPITAVAGHCHVAPGRKSDPGPAFDWRFIRQHWPALALPAEVGA
- a CDS encoding sigma-54-dependent transcriptional regulator; this encodes MSLVNGERRPRGELARVLVVDDEPDIRELIDLTLARMGLVAECVGTVGEARQALAAERFQLCLTDMRLPDGDGLEIVRCITEQHAQTPVAVITAFGSAENAVAALKAGAFDYLAKPVGLDQLRTLVKSALRLPDVGAVNDDPLQSLIGDSPSMQQVRAMIEKLARSQAPVYISGESGSGKELAARLIHLRSARSAGAFVPVNCGAIPENLMESEFFGYRKGAFTGADSDRDGFFQAASGGTLFLDEVADLPLLMQVKLLRAIQEKRVRKVGSVTEEPVDVRIICATHRNLRECVDKGSFRQDLYYRLNVIELRMPPLRERLEDIEPLVAAILQRLFGEAGPQLTAGAFKALGLYPFPGNVRELENILERATALCSGEVIEAADLHLEPEEMCGESLGRGSETLDDYLGRLERQAILEALQKTDGNRTAAARLLGVTFRSMRYRLERLGIE
- a CDS encoding sensor histidine kinase, which codes for MTDWLSTTWEANWRPFQYFNLYRLVLAGLFFLAILLPHEWTARLDLAASGSLLALAIAYLFVILGGLFLSFHWQQHFNFQLSLQVVVDVVVVSLFMYAAGGVGSGIGVLLLVSLAAASMVGRGRLVLFYAALATLGALLSQLYGVFARGFDPASIFQAGILSAGFFATAILARLLGQRVMINEDLARRRGVALENQSLISQRVVERMLDGILVLSRDGLVLRHNPMAISMLGIPLELSGALSRFVPALHVDLVAWVSGDGPETSLFVGGDGKELRARFERTSSSDGELLIFLEDVGRIKERAQQLKLASLGRLTASIAHEIRNPLSAISHAGELLREERRGEIQDRLLRILGDNIQRLDRIVTDVLQLGRQNRAEPELLVMSDFCTAFVESFAAAEGLAGDVLHLEIEADAMLCFDRAHLHQVLWNLLGNALRYSSRGAAAVRLLVCRGSMDGRVELHVRDDGPGVPEAVREQIFEPFFTTHTQGTGLGLFIARELCAANGASLELAPDQAGAHFILIGRNDTCH
- a CDS encoding PP0621 family protein codes for the protein MKYLLLLALIGVIWWRWKKRHERPTRFERTADPKPENMVVCCHCGVHLPESDALNDGGQIFCGQAHLQAVRAKTRG
- the ispB gene encoding octaprenyl diphosphate synthase, translated to MKAVDAVIRDRLHSDVVLVRQVAEYIINSGGKRMRPALVLLAAGALGYQGTQHHDMAAVVEFIHTATLLHDDVVDESALRRGRDTANAMFGNAASVLVGDFLYSRAFQMMVAVDDMRVMRVLSDATNIIAEGEVLQLMNCHDADVDEARYMQVIHYKTAKLFEAAAQLGAILGQASPQVEQAMAAYGMHLGTAFQLIDDVLDYSGDEADTGKHLGDDLAEGKPTLPLIYVMQHGTAEQAACVRKAIENGGREDFPAVMGAIRESGALEHARMRAKQEAELAREAISCLGASNYQKALLQLSFFAVERNH
- a CDS encoding HD domain-containing phosphohydrolase; this encodes MDVHSIRAPVIQDREALEEFADVLTDRAPEVERDVARLKKHPTDRELIADLFRAIHNIKGDASLCKFELGVVIAHPIETMMSRFREGEIPFSDLLAEMILLAVDRLELATDALLCNKSLENLHLLALVEGLEKLSLASVQDIDVKCAELIEAVTGFSPVIGDISSRAPRVGKPSSEQKNASSDLQFFRSLALQLEGRSPLFKGRTMRILRLALETNKAGGSVVDPVQLEAAVYLHDVGMMLMPEAIWLKVGKMTEEDKLALRNHPGFAAGLLQRIPGWEAAAEMVAQHHEMPDGGGYPKELRDKEICTGARILAIVDAFEAVMLKHIHRGKNRSVLRAIAEINACDKQFAPEWIAPFNTVIRKTIET